From the genome of Uranotaenia lowii strain MFRU-FL chromosome 1, ASM2978415v1, whole genome shotgun sequence, one region includes:
- the LOC129739914 gene encoding uncharacterized protein LOC129739914 has product MKFMEEIRQQFGYERQQEESVSEWKIHFKPLKTIPIVCVLMATSLGMTQAGLLLERIGLSQSNSCNGYYGMLYIRSIFWVMVYFGHWMLKLQHKRLKTDGYASFLKKTHSYNHTPLQIVSYCNVIILTVHTILLQIFRDELFDDCSVDGFSLFVAVNMICLLECAVLTPIFLAYIVQVQIFNNLQLPPDVMIPVDDQIVLHRGSFEIDPRELLRRQQEKLKQREEDNRKLREQIDDCKRNRRNQPQSSGSLPSTSAN; this is encoded by the exons ATGAAGTTTATGGAAGAAATTAGGCAGCAATTTGGCTACGAGCGCCAGCAGGAAGAATCCGTCAGCGAATGGAAAATCCACTTCAAGCCATTGAAGACTATTCCCATTGTTTG tgtgcTTATGGCGACATCTTTAGGGATGACCCAAGCTGGTCTGCTGCTTGAAAGAATAGGTTTGAGTCAGAGCAATTCCTGTAACGGGTATTACGGCATGCTGTACATCAGATCCATATTTTGGGTCATGGTTTAT TTTGGTCATTGGATGCTGAAACTGCAACACAAAAGGCTGAAAACCGATGGTTACGCCTCGTTTCTTAAGAAAACGCATTCGTACAATCACACCCCACTTCAGATAGTGTCCTACTGCAACGTGATCATCTTGACCGTTCATACAATCCTGTTGCAAATCTTTCGAGATGAGCTGTTCGATGACTGCTCCGTGGATGGGTTCTCGCTCTTTGTCGCAGTCAACATGATCTGCCTGCTGGAATGTGCTGTGCTAACGCCAATATTCCTTGCCTATATTGTTCAGGTACAAATCTTCAACAACCTCCAGCTACCGCCGGATGTGATGATACCGGTTGACGATCAAATCGTTCTACACCGGGGCTCGTTCGAAATCGATCCACGGGAGCTGCTGCGTCGCCAGCAGGAAAAGCTTAAACAACGCGAGGAAGACAACCGGAAGCTGCGGGAACAGATCGATGATTGTAAGAGAAACCGGAGAAACCAGCCGCAAAGCAGTGGTTCGTTGCCATCCACTTCGGCCAACTAA